A single Phoenix dactylifera cultivar Barhee BC4 chromosome 1, palm_55x_up_171113_PBpolish2nd_filt_p, whole genome shotgun sequence DNA region contains:
- the LOC120111550 gene encoding zinc finger BED domain-containing protein RICESLEEPER 2-like has protein sequence MDFAQFRSQSSSKRPRRSELDSYLDDDVLPDLENKEFDILAWWKSNAAVYPILSRMARDVLAIPVSTVSSESAFSTGGRVVDQYRSSLSPSTVEALVCTQDWLREQYDEVANCSSSVTLNVDDDTLDSWSGQFGRTE, from the exons atgGATTTTGCTCAATTTAGAAGTCAGAGTTCTTCAAAACGCCCTAGGAGATCCGAGCTCGATAGTTATTTGGATGATGATGTGCTTCCTGATTTGGAGAATAAGGAGTTTGACATCTTGGCTTGGTGGAAGAGCAATGCAGCAGTCTATCCTATACTATCAAGAATGGCTCGAGATGTTCTAGCTATTCCAGTCTCCACTGTTTCATCTGAGTCGGCATTCAGCACTGGTGGTAGAGTTGTGGATCAGTATCGAAGCTCTTTGAGCCCTTCTACCGTAGAAGCCTTAGTTTGTACCCAAGATTGGCTTCGTGAACAATATGATGAAG TTGCAAATTGCTCGAGTTCTGTAACGTTGAATGTAGATGACGACACCCTGGACTCCTGGAGTGGGCAATTTGGGAGAACTGAATGa
- the LOC120111558 gene encoding E3 ubiquitin-protein ligase CIP8-like: MAMSESYNLGNAIVHMEARRVLAPQVQPQVVVGIRFTSFRIPADDLSIAPATFHRFHLVQIPLPTALPSIVSSVVARLHGVHGTVRRFCNDRILRFSSLAAAQMMDDGSALELLVHVGLLLGQRGSDEDFDLMLEWMMDNPPEEEEEMADAVFDYYVYEDDDAGHGGFGGVPASGSFIEGLQRFAYGRGDGAREERCMICLEEFDAPAAVSKTPCSHAFHSQCIIQWLEKSHLCPICRYQMPTASSS, translated from the coding sequence ATGGCAATGTCTGAGAGCTACAATCTGGGCAACGCAATCGTCCACATGGAAGCCCGTAGAGTGCTCGCTCCGCAAGTCCAACCCCAAGTTGTCGTCGGGATTCGCTTCACCAGCTTCCGCATTCCGGCCGACGATCTCTCCATCGCGCCGGCGACTTTCCATCGATTCCATCTGGTCCAGATCCCGTTACCGACAGCTCTCCCATCGATCGTCTCCTCCGTGGTAGCCCGCCTCCACGGTGTCCACGGGACGGTCCGGCGGTTCTGCAACGACCGGATACTCCGCTTCTCCTCCCTGGCCGCGGCGCAGATGATGGACGACGGATCGGCGCTGGAGCTGCTCGTCCACGTCGGCCTGCTACTCGGACAACGTGGGTCGGACGAAGACTTCGACCTCATGCTTGAATGGATGATGGACAATCCtccggaggaagaggaggagatggcTGACGCTGTGTTCGATTATTACGTCTACGAGGATGACGACGCCGGCCATGGTGGATTTGGCGGTGTGCCGGCGAGCGGGTCTTTTATTGAGGGGCTGCAGCGTTTCGCGTATGGTCGAGGAGACGGCGCTCGGGAGGAGCGGTGCATGATATGCTTGGAGGAATTCGATGCCCCGGCGGCAGTGAGCAAGACGCCGTGCTCGCACGCCTTCCACAGCCAGTGCATCATCCAGTGGCTGGAGAAGAGCCACCTCTGCCCCATTTGCAGATACCAGATGCCCACGGCCAGTTCCAGTTGA